TTTCAACTACTCTGGAGctaaattaatctcagaaagaGTCCCAAAGCGTACAATAAGATTTGTAAGCGCACAACATAATTCACAAATGTGTATAACACAATGCATAAATCCATACCTCAATAAATATAAGCTAAAAATATCCAACAATTAATATTGTTAATGCTGCGTTCAAGGCAGAAGAAAAGCTAGGATATCTGAGCATTACGAGACTTATTagaaaaaccttgttttttgtgcagttcCTTAAAACCACAATATTAAAGACATTTGCTTACATTTAAGTAACTCGATTctaaaaatatggattttgtAGAGTTtcttttctggaaaaacaaaagctgtgaaaactaaaaacagcagcagcaccatCTTTTGGCACCATTTTAGCCTCCATCACGCACACAACGGTCCATCTTCTGAAGTGTGATCTTAATGAGCAAATAGAAAGAATCAACTACTAACCTCAGGGCCAGAGACTCTGGATCCACCTTCACTGTCGCCTTCTGAGAATGATTCGGACTCATCGCTGGAGTTTCCTCCACTAGTACCAAACTCCTGCTCACTTTTGATCTTGATGTGGCCCTGGCTGAAGACAACCTCGCTTCTGAGTGGCGTCCGGGCTTCCACCACTCCGACCAGACAATGAGGAAGAGCCGAGACTGAACCGACATGTGGGGCAGAAGAGAGGTCAAAGGCCAGGCTGGACGGCGAGCTACCAGTGGCTATGTCATCTGGATATGAGGAGTGGGAGCTGGGAGTCTGAGTGTGGGGTTCGGATGGAACAGGAGAGGCAGCTAATGTCTTGATGGAGACAGGAGAGCTGGTGAGGCATGTCAGATGAGGTGAGGAAGTCTCCACTTGCTCCATGGTTGAGGATTTTTCTCTGTTGGTCAACAAAGGTTGCTCAccagcagcagaggagaaaatGACGGTACGTCTGTCTGGCTCGCCTTCATACCGAGAAGAAGACATCTTGGATTGCTGCATATCTCTATCATTGACGCTGTTGAGGTTTGATTGGCTTAGAGAGTCCATCTTACTCCTCTGCCTGTCTTTGAGCAGCTCCCTGTAGTGGCTGATGGACAGATGGTTGGAGAGAAGCTGCTGAATGGTGCTGCCAGTCACGGTGCCAAGATCCAGGCCGCCTCGCTGGAGGTATGAACGCAGGCAGGACGAGGCTAATTCCCCATCCGCAGACGGCTTATCTGCAACTGGAACTCCCTCCACCTCCAGCTCCATCTCTAGAACCTCTTCAGTACCAAACTCTGCGTTGAAGCCGTTCCTCTCGTGTCCTGATTCATCAAAGGGTTCCTCTTTAATCCTGGAGGGGTTGAGAAGGGTCTGAGGAGCAGCACAGGAGTCTGTCGACTCTGGACTGGTTAGAGTGGGAATGGTCTGTTGACCTAATTCATTGTGCTTGTCGTCGCAAACCTGGTGCTGGTACTTCCAGGATTTTGGACTTTGTGGAAGATTATCATGAGGGGAAGCACCATCAGCTGTTAGAGAGCTTTCCTTCTTTGTCTCTGAACCGCTATCAAAGGACAGGTCATGGGAAAAGACGGTATCCTCTTCATCGTATTGCACCTTGCAATTTCTGGAGTGCTGTCCGTCACTCTCCAACTGAGCCTGAAGAAACTGGAAGCAGGAGTCCTCCAAGTTGTGCACACCAAGGAGGTCGGCACACAGAATGACCTCATGGATGTTTTCTTGACTTAATACCAGCTTGGCAGTGTAGGCGAACTGGAGCAGTGGAGCAAAACCATTAGCTGTcacctgcagaaaaataaacacagtttaTCTGTAAGACATATATTGGTCCAGGGATGCATAAAAGTAAGCAAATTACAATAAACTGttgattaatggtttattagattaaaattaataataatgtcTTATTAGATATTCTTTTAGTGTTGTActttggccgccatccagcagatgGCGCCGCTGGTCATCAATAAGCGGATTGACAGAAAGATGACAGCCATGCCAGAATGGAAACGGTCAAAGCAGAGCatgcaaaatacatttattcaggaGCAACGTCAGACTGTACTTCTATTAATATCTCTGTTTATGGGAGATTAAGGgtatattttcattcttttcatcttttatttttctattctgcAACTTAagagtttcctgttttttaattttttttaaatatctgcgTTTAGTAAtctgcactgttagcctttgctgtattttctacagctaaataccgcaaaatgcccagtaaaactaacataaaacatctttacaattagttactgtaatttgcattgcattatgggtaaaggacatagtattacagtaacttactgtatgttttgaagttgcagtattttactgtttacacattgcagtagtggtactgtatttataatgtctggcactgttagcctttactgtattttttacagctaaataccacaaaatgcccagtaaaactaacataaaacatctttacaattagttactgtaatttgcattgccttatgggtatagtacatagtattacattaacttactgtatgttttgaagttgccgtaatttactgtttacacattgcagtagtgatactgcacttataatgtctttgcgctggccatgtaagaattctatttgatttccaacggtcatcatagatgtttcatcgtggttccctgtttctgtatttttactcctttagtggttaacatatttttaaggcagacaGAGAGCCTGAACTTatgttttttcacatcctagctaacattaatatgcagtttatctggcaacgtcatcaagggtggcttcgcttccaacgtttttctgatgacgtttgttttaaactccgaagctttttccgtccaagtgcaagtgcagctctgtcgccgtgctgtgggctcacactgcttcagctcttcgcaatacaggtaaaaaacacttcttagaaaactgtttgaagccaaaacttAATCTGgatatgtatattttagatggagctaacgtaacttatagcatcatgctgtaatgctataacttagcatgaggtgaaagatagaaaaatatgatggtgttattttttgagctggttcggaattaacgttagctaaggtgatAATTTtacgaaggttttagcttgacttttgccgctaaatcttcctaacgactagctttgggttgagataagctcagtgctgagtgtctgttagcattgttgttacatcctttgtcgaacaatataacgttaactgataattgatcccccttttaaaaaaaaataactaataactaattatctaattattttattagataataaaataatctaataactgttcatttgtttaaaccatgaccttgcaaatgttaagagtgcagattagctaggtcaacaaggatgaattctaacttgttctttttttttctttttgccagatgacttttttttttttaactcccaagctttttccctccaagtggctgtgcagttctgtcctgctgagggctaacatagtttcaactcttgaaaagacgagacaacaggtaaaaagacagctcttcaaacatatttgaagccagaaaatagtctggaaatgtagaggagcagttaacctaatctataactttgagcttgctacagctagttagcctgctaaagtaccattacatctccaacatagtgtataagagtctgtaaatgaggacaaaggtggaaaacattcaagtggtttctgttattttttgagttggttcagccacagtggcaggtggacaaaaaagttaatttccaaccctggttacatataaggactgttcacctgtttaaaccatgctcttgcaaatttaaagttaagtcagtactaacaggtgcaattatgtacaggtgtaaattctgcagcatttgtacttcagaatttagagaattttgtactcatgtgaagaaacatcaacacacagctaattatcagtttcgttgtggaatagagcaatgtcctacttccgtcagagaaaaagaaaacatttcaaagaaaaagaggactcaatcttcatcttggttgatgtaattttatatcgactcttaacttaaaacacacatcttaaatcagaattgttcaattaatttgttaaaggtatcaattcacccaaatcacaaacatttcatttcattaacccatattgtacttagccattcagatactgtatttgtggaatgtaatgctttcaaaaatgcatttagcctcacaaactgtcattcacatccgttgtttcagagtggtagcaggatgtaggggtaaagtctagtctagtctcgggtgaggttctcaaaaacctgtcgTAATCTGGGtgtactggccctttaaatataaattactaccagtaattcatatttaagagttttccttttatgtttcaaaggtatcttccaccaagatgtctgttgagatggaaatgaccttacctactacaccaagggtaatcatgcttggtaagaggaatattttctatcactataatttttttgtagcaatctatgtaatagttatggtagtctgtacttttactcactagcgttagcctgacaagggtttgtctattttaggaaatagcttgatgtgtgcaacccggtggatggtcagtatggaggagaaggtatttttcgagcctgagcaactacatgactttgccagcgtccttgctgtcttttttaggtcatattatgacttcaatctggagtatcaggagtcagcatccaccacgctggagatgatacaacggtaagtactctacaccaagccatttatgaattaaatttaatgacagtttgactgatgatgaagaaccatagctgattgctgtattgtatgtcttcattttaaaaaatacaattaatatattttatttctgttaaaagattctttgtgaggatcaatccagatgttggtaccaaatgcacagccaaagtcagtacaagccgcaagacgggaagtcttgtcaagaggaaagtagtcagtgtcaactcccggatcaacaccttcctcaaacgactcgctgaatttgaatggaggacttccaactaggtaagcattttaccaaatgtttattattttattgtctttattgtccaccaacaaaatgactaaaaagattgttatgacatgttgtatttcatcgtctccttggggacatttgcagggtctcaatacagtacgcaattgtttgaattagtgaagactgactgactgcttttgccataaacaatccaaaaacctgaagtgaagccagtcctgctcattctttatgcagcttctataatcacttcagtgcaattgatttttttacactgaagaaattatcaacttaatgctgctttataccaatggttttatgcatttggacattgtcacttcagcttaatttgtcagccttcctgtcgatttgaaaatgtagataacttcctgaccatctcatgacttcccacatcgtctgtcttattctttacagttcagcttccacaagatggatctcactgattttgtttgacaaatggaataaaagttcttctgatgtaggaaatgcatctgatataacaatatttattgatatgaatgtctaccatacagtacattatcacacttgcactgtttttgtgatgtattgtgtaacagtgcacatttaagctactgttttctgacaatgcagcctctgctggttttttaaatgaagtatattctatatattttttaaaagtcagtcttttaatagtttatggctggtacttgatgcacacgttcatgttgctacatacatgtgccataaaaaatattgacatgacctgtagtgtgttctatggttttgttgttttatagcacattatattgtattgtgacattgttctttatgacattgtgaatatataaatggattttatgtcaacaaatctgctgaaaataaatacctgtttttattcacagtacttggactaaaatttcttttataaaatttttcggtttatggtaaaatattcttgtattaaaaaatttaaactttaatttacagtaaaactgacattatgttgtgaaacaagtttacagtagaccagctttactataaaatacatttacagttttatgctataaactgcatttacagtaaagcagttataactgcaaagcacactcacagtaaaaattaactgtgaaatatgatgacagtaaaggtaccgtagaatggtgatcacagtaacttactggcaacactgttgccagtaagttaccgtagaatggtgatcacagtaacttactggcaacactgttgccagtaaggtactgtagaatggcaattacagtaacttactggcaacactgttgccagcaaggtattgtagaatggcaattacagtaacttactggcaacagtgttgccagtaaggtactgtaaaattacaataaaaagtctaacagtgtggGTGggaaacaattttctgtttattgcaGTATTTGATTGGCTCAAGTATAgttaaaaattttatgttttccttaaaTTCAACATATGACAAATATAGCCATGTATGTTAAGGAAAAATGGTTGAGCCTCTTGATACAAAAGAAATCTCTTTAAGAAAATGGTCACTTATCAATTAATCACTAGCTCCATCAACTTTAGATAACTTTAATTGATAATTTGTGTTCCTAAATTGGTATTTTGCTTAAAATCCTGCTAATTGTcctcatgttttatgttttacacaaatTCAAAAAGGCACTGAGGTATAAatagttgaaaaataaaagaatgtgctttcagaaaaatcaaatattcgccatgttttcctcttcctgctgtgtTGATCTTTTGTGTCCTGAATGATTTGGTCTCTTTCAACCTTCATCATCCTCAGCTTCCTCCTCCTTCACTGTTGTCAGCATCATCTTTGTCCATCTGTGTGGTTTGTGCTCACATCAGCATCCCTTCAGGCTTCACAGCAAAACAATAAGATCATGAAACACGGAGGAGAGCTCCGCTTTAACACGACTGGACAGATGGAGTTCAGACATTCTGTTGTGTTGGTTTAGCTCTGCTTGCTAAAAACTtcacaaaaggaagaaaagcatCATCTCTCCATCCTGTCATTTTGACCTTTACCTTGTCTGGCAGGCTGATGATGGGTTCAGCGCTGCCTGGCGACTCGCTGTGTCCCAGCAGGACCTGCAGGAAGTAGCTGCTGCTGGCAGCCAGGACGGCCCGGTGGGCCCGGACCTCCCTGCCCTCCACTAGCACCGTGACATCACAGAGGAGCCCCCGCCGCCGCTGTTCCTCCAGGCTCAGCAGCACATTGGCACAGTGCACCTTGGATTCGTACACATACACCGGCGCCGACGCCTCACTGTCATGCTGCTGCTCCGACATCACTTCCTCTGACACCCTGCACAAACTACATGCAGAATGAAGACACAGGAGTTATTAATTTACCATAAATCAATACAGAAATTCAGATATAACTCAGGTTGAAGCATATCTAAACTTCTTGTTCTCCATTCAGAAAGCCATCAGATACAAACAGACAGAACACATCTGTGGTGTGAAAATCACATGCTAAAGTATGCCTGTAAACTTTTCTGGATGATACACTGTCCCAGAAagtattgcaataaacaataatattgttgttttgagatcattttcaattATAATGGGACAAAAACACCCCCTCAAAGCTCAATAAGCTTTAGTTTTGAATGAACATTTGaacactgcactgcaaaaacactaaatatttttggtttagtttctaatgcaaatattttagtccacttgaaataaaacaaaactaatatacaaataactttttaacaagatattttgcgtaaataattccttaatattgatgaaaacataaaggtccattggcagattatttcacttataataagaattttttttctcatgttataagttaatttaaagtactttttcttaaatatgaagaaattaaacAAGCCTCTACAtctggctgaaaagttactttaaagttagtttgtcttttttaaagtgtactaagatattttcaccaATAATACTTGGTaaaactgtgtgttttttaagacattttgaatatccaaaataaataaaacaacaaaaataaaatggcgaTGAAGTCCGTCAACAAAATTACCCATTAAAAGCAggtctagttgagaccaaagcaccagactgaaccCTTTTGTCAACTAgtctttggtagaaaaagagaaagacaagaaaaacaatcatgcaaatggaaattattgagctcatcttaatttatcatttatcatccaattaattgatttattgcttgttgCACCAGGCGTATGTCAAAGGTTTATGCACAACATCAGGCCACTGCATCCTGCTGCATATCCCTTCATTTTGTTGCATCTCGCTGTGAGAAAATACTTCCAGCTGCTACACCTTCCTCCACTCATTTgcattctgctgctgttttctgtttctacatCCATCTTCATCATTCTGCTCTCTCTGTTTATATCCTAACACATcctactgcaaaaacacaaagtcttgccaaacattttgtctagtttcttgtgaAAATATCCTGGTACTcttgaaattaaacaaactaacttaaaagtcacattttataaaGATATAGAactaagtaaataatttaaagtactagttccactggaaaTTTTCTTTCACTGTAATTGGTACATTTGTCACTTATATTAAAGAATGACTTACTTAAGACAAGtttatcttgatgaaaagtcagttctaagttagttttgtcttatttcaaatgtactaggatatttgcactaaaataaaaattcttggtatgattttgtgtttttgcagcgcgCTGCTTGCATTATACATTATACTCTATTGTGAAAAATCCTGCTGCAGTCCTCTGTATCTTGCTACTCGGCTCGTCACAATAATCCATAAATCAATTCATcatatgacaaattaaaataatttacatttgcatgatttatctttaacaattattttagtaattctatCAATTCTATAGATTAttttgacgattaatcaatcaattggataaacattctgctgatttttcatttgtccacttaagcttattttatataatagtagaaacacattaaaagatgcaaataaataattgaattcctttttaaataagaacataaacattttattgcctattGAATCCAACAACACAATAATTCTTTAGTGATCAttattgatcatttgtagcGAAGGATCAACAAGTGAAAAGCTCAGGCCTTCCTGTTCATCTGACCTGATCAATTTTTTGatgcattatttattaataattaataatttattcagcAAACGGTGCTGAATAAAAGATTTGTTTACAGAATTTGAAGCTAAAttatgccacttgaggagttctgagtaaaacatattttcagataaaaagattttttatcctaattacaaaatgtttaagtattttgtacagttttggtttaatttctgttCTGATTGTGTTGTTCtctcagcaaatggccttttttgagtctctATTTAGAGATGAattgatttctaaattagttgacaattatttgtatatatttattaatcatttcaacCCTAGATGTGCAGTTGTAGATCTAGAGTTGAGCTTTAAAGAGAGCAGCAGCCGTGTGCACAGACTGCAGGCAGAGCTGCTTCTTTGTGATTCAGCCGTTCATAAATCCTCCCTGCAGACAGCTGAGTGtgcagtctgtgtgtgtgtgcgtgtgtgtgtgtgtgtgtgtgggtgtgtgtgtgtgtgggagctTTGTGCTGAGTCAGACCTGCTGAAGCAGCCCACCTCTGAAGGCTCACTGTGAATCCACATACtgaccatcatcatcatttgcTCAGACTATCTGCTGCGTCTGTGAGGATCACCAGAACAGCCACGCGTCACGTTTCCATCCTGATCTTGTGTTTTGCAATCTGTCTCCGCTCCTTTTCATCCAATCACACGGTGGGTTAGAGGAGGAGTGACCTCCCAGGACTGACTGTTGTTGTTCAGTTTCCATTCAGGATgttactttcatttaaaatggcAGCATGATGTAAAATCATCCTTCttattccatcatcaaaaacacacctgggcTGTTGCCTTAATTCTTTCACACATgattgagaaatcctttaatctccatggcaaccattcagctttgGAAAACGCCTGGATGGACCTAGCCCCACCTTCGACCTTCC
This is a stretch of genomic DNA from Gambusia affinis linkage group LG16, SWU_Gaff_1.0, whole genome shotgun sequence. It encodes these proteins:
- the bach2a gene encoding transcription regulator protein BACH2, which codes for MSEQQHDSEASAPVYVYESKVHCANVLLSLEEQRRRGLLCDVTVLVEGREVRAHRAVLAASSSYFLQVLLGHSESPGSAEPIISLPDKVTANGFAPLLQFAYTAKLVLSQENIHEVILCADLLGVHNLEDSCFQFLQAQLESDGQHSRNCKVQYDEEDTVFSHDLSFDSGSETKKESSLTADGASPHDNLPQSPKSWKYQHQVCDDKHNELGQQTIPTLTSPESTDSCAAPQTLLNPSRIKEEPFDESGHERNGFNAEFGTEEVLEMELEVEGVPVADKPSADGELASSCLRSYLQRGGLDLGTVTGSTIQQLLSNHLSISHYRELLKDRQRSKMDSLSQSNLNSVNDRDMQQSKMSSSRYEGEPDRRTVIFSSAAGEQPLLTNREKSSTMEQVETSSPHLTCLTSSPVSIKTLAASPVPSEPHTQTPSSHSSYPDDIATGSSPSSLAFDLSSAPHVGSVSALPHCLVGVVEARTPLRSEVVFSQGHIKIKSEQEFGTSGGNSSDESESFSEGDSEGGSRVSGPEVKLPFPVDQISNLPRNDFQVLMKMHKLTSEQLEFIHDIRRRSKNRIAAQRCRKRKLDCIQNLETEIRKLVSEKEKLLSERNQLQVCMSELWQNLSFLSQQVCREVQTNQTPPASATIDLTSDSSDQDPVKPRSGMVGENSEELKSRRKVQGVFGGKEQNSDGPVVLVSSEELCSPTVTVDFCQEMTVKCTTEEPDTQDSS